A single Vigna radiata var. radiata cultivar VC1973A chromosome 8, Vradiata_ver6, whole genome shotgun sequence DNA region contains:
- the LOC106771403 gene encoding probable 3-deoxy-D-manno-octulosonic acid transferase, mitochondrial isoform X2 encodes MVGLGLTLWCGEVTEGGGEENRTMKKGLVVYKLYRALSYGLSPLIHLHLRWRRFLGLEHPLRWPERLGHPSRPRRPGPLLWFHAVSLGEGMIAIPVIKHCIRRMPHLHVLMTITTMSAFEVLSKSLPSEIILQFSPVDTPTSIHSFLDYWKPNAIVLMESELWPNLIMDASRNGITLALLNARISEKSFKYWSGPVLLPLISLMLSKFSLIVPLSTEQGIRLQLLQAPPHIIHFSGDLKYVIEDFGVHDRGRNNIENLRVQLTQKKVWMASSIHRGEEEIILGVHFALMQQQPNILTIIVPRHLQQGREIARKLEKEGQNVLLRSQYEKFKAGTNIYVVDTLGELRQLYTLTPIAVIGGSLLPGLSGHNISEAAAAGCAVLTVLQVSGKLELEKALLELFTNATLLEARGRAAKEVFCSLSCGIVEKTWSLLNFHIFDRFSSEESKSLRL; translated from the exons ATGGTTGGGCTCGGTCTCACACTCTGGTGTGGTGAAGTGACAGAAGGTGGCGGGGAAGAGAATCGAACGATGAAGAAGGGCTTGGTGGTGTACAAGCTATACAGAGCCCTGAGCTACGGCCTCTCGCCGTTAATCCACCTCCACCTGCGGTGGCGCAGGTTTCTCGGCCTAGAACACCCTCTCCGGTGGCCGGAGCGCCTCGGCCACCCTTCTCGGCCTCGGCGACCGGGCCCACTCCTCTGGTTCCATGCCGTTTCCTTAGGCGAAGGAATGATCGCCATTCCCGTAATCAAACACTGCATTCGCAGAATGCCTCACTTGCATGTGCTCATGACCATCACCACTATGTCTGCTTT TGAAGTATTAAGCAAGTCGCTTCCCAGTGAAATAATTTTACAG TTTTCGCCTGTTGACACCCCTACTTCCATCCATTCTTTCCTTGATTATTGGAAACCAAATGCTATTGTGCTAATGGAAAGTGAACTCTGGCCAAATCTTATCATGGATGCTTCTAGAAATGGT ATAACACTGGCACTTTTAAATGCTCGGATATCGGAGAAGTCCTTTAAATATTGGTCAGGACCAGTGCTTCTaccattaatttcattgatgttATCAAAGTTTTCATTGATTGTGCCTTTG AGTACGGAGCAGGGTATCCGCTTACAGCTGCTACAGGCCCCTCCTCATATCATTCACTTTTCTGGTGATTTAAAATATG TTATAGAGGATTTTGGAGTCCACGACAGAGGCcgaaataatatagaaaatctGAGAGTACAGCTTACTCAAAAGAAGGTTTGGATGGCTTCTTCCATTCATAGGGGAGAAGAAGAAA TAATATTAGGTGTTCACTTTGCCCTTATGCAGCAACAACCTAACATACTGACAATTATTGTCCCTCGGCATCTACAACAAGGAAGAGAGATTGCCAGA AAATTGGAGAAAGAAGGACAAAATGTGCTTTTGAGGTCTCAATATGAGAAGTTTAAGGCCGGAACTAACATTTATGTGGTAGACACACTGG GTGAATTAAGACAATTGTACACATTAACACCAATAGCTGTGATTGGGGGTTCATTACTTCCTGGTTTATCTGGCCATAACATCTCCGAAGCTGCTGCAGCTGGATGTGCTGTTCTGACAG TTCTTCAG GTTTCTGGTAAACTTGAGCTTGAAAAGGCTCTCCTTGAGCTCTTCACCAATGCAACACTTCTGGAGGCACGTGGAAGAGCCGCTAAGGAAGTGTTTTGCAGTTTGTCCTGTGGCATTGTTGAGAAAACATGGAGTTTActaaattttcacatttttgaTAGATTCTCTTCAGAGGAATCCAAGAGTCTAAGACTATGA
- the LOC106771403 gene encoding probable 3-deoxy-D-manno-octulosonic acid transferase, mitochondrial isoform X1 has product MVGLGLTLWCGEVTEGGGEENRTMKKGLVVYKLYRALSYGLSPLIHLHLRWRRFLGLEHPLRWPERLGHPSRPRRPGPLLWFHAVSLGEGMIAIPVIKHCIRRMPHLHVLMTITTMSAFEVLSKSLPSEIILQFSPVDTPTSIHSFLDYWKPNAIVLMESELWPNLIMDASRNGITLALLNARISEKSFKYWSGPVLLPLISLMLSKFSLIVPLSTEQGIRLQLLQAPPHIIHFSGDLKYVIEDFGVHDRGRNNIENLRVQLTQKKVWMASSIHRGEEEIILGVHFALMQQQPNILTIIVPRHLQQGREIARKLEKEGQNVLLRSQYEKFKAGTNIYVVDTLGELRQLYTLTPIAVIGGSLLPGLSGHNISEAAAAGCAVLTGCHVGHFSHMVLEMQRSNPLSVLQVSGKLELEKALLELFTNATLLEARGRAAKEVFCSLSCGIVEKTWSLLNFHIFDRFSSEESKSLRL; this is encoded by the exons ATGGTTGGGCTCGGTCTCACACTCTGGTGTGGTGAAGTGACAGAAGGTGGCGGGGAAGAGAATCGAACGATGAAGAAGGGCTTGGTGGTGTACAAGCTATACAGAGCCCTGAGCTACGGCCTCTCGCCGTTAATCCACCTCCACCTGCGGTGGCGCAGGTTTCTCGGCCTAGAACACCCTCTCCGGTGGCCGGAGCGCCTCGGCCACCCTTCTCGGCCTCGGCGACCGGGCCCACTCCTCTGGTTCCATGCCGTTTCCTTAGGCGAAGGAATGATCGCCATTCCCGTAATCAAACACTGCATTCGCAGAATGCCTCACTTGCATGTGCTCATGACCATCACCACTATGTCTGCTTT TGAAGTATTAAGCAAGTCGCTTCCCAGTGAAATAATTTTACAG TTTTCGCCTGTTGACACCCCTACTTCCATCCATTCTTTCCTTGATTATTGGAAACCAAATGCTATTGTGCTAATGGAAAGTGAACTCTGGCCAAATCTTATCATGGATGCTTCTAGAAATGGT ATAACACTGGCACTTTTAAATGCTCGGATATCGGAGAAGTCCTTTAAATATTGGTCAGGACCAGTGCTTCTaccattaatttcattgatgttATCAAAGTTTTCATTGATTGTGCCTTTG AGTACGGAGCAGGGTATCCGCTTACAGCTGCTACAGGCCCCTCCTCATATCATTCACTTTTCTGGTGATTTAAAATATG TTATAGAGGATTTTGGAGTCCACGACAGAGGCcgaaataatatagaaaatctGAGAGTACAGCTTACTCAAAAGAAGGTTTGGATGGCTTCTTCCATTCATAGGGGAGAAGAAGAAA TAATATTAGGTGTTCACTTTGCCCTTATGCAGCAACAACCTAACATACTGACAATTATTGTCCCTCGGCATCTACAACAAGGAAGAGAGATTGCCAGA AAATTGGAGAAAGAAGGACAAAATGTGCTTTTGAGGTCTCAATATGAGAAGTTTAAGGCCGGAACTAACATTTATGTGGTAGACACACTGG GTGAATTAAGACAATTGTACACATTAACACCAATAGCTGTGATTGGGGGTTCATTACTTCCTGGTTTATCTGGCCATAACATCTCCGAAGCTGCTGCAGCTGGATGTGCTGTTCTGACAG GTTGTCACGTTGGGCATTTCTCCCACATGGTACTGGAAATGCAACGATCAAATCCTTTGTCAGTTCTTCAG GTTTCTGGTAAACTTGAGCTTGAAAAGGCTCTCCTTGAGCTCTTCACCAATGCAACACTTCTGGAGGCACGTGGAAGAGCCGCTAAGGAAGTGTTTTGCAGTTTGTCCTGTGGCATTGTTGAGAAAACATGGAGTTTActaaattttcacatttttgaTAGATTCTCTTCAGAGGAATCCAAGAGTCTAAGACTATGA
- the LOC106770259 gene encoding auxin-responsive protein SAUR50-like: MASCMWLKSACGGGSGKKPAPRDVPPGHLAVMVGEEAKRRFVIRADYLNHPLLQKLLDQYEGCGFNKSGPLAIPCDEYLFQDIIQALRDGSSSPHGPLKKLHFKDSVPLLQDNDGKGSTNN; encoded by the coding sequence atggCTTCTTGCATGTGGCTCAAGAGTGCCTGTGGTGGTGGAAGTGGGAAGAAGCCGGCGCCGCGGGACGTGCCGCCGGGGCACTTGGCGGTGATGGTGGGAGAAGAGGCAAAGAGAAGGTTTGTGATAAGGGCTGATTACCTTAACCATCCCTTGCTTCAAAAACTTTTAGACCAATATGAAGGTTGTGGGTTCAACAAAAGTGGCCCTCTTGCTATACCTTGTGATGAGTACCTTTTCCAAGATATCATCCAGGCCCTTCGAGATGGATCATCCTCTCCTCATGGGCCCCTCAAGAAGCTCCATTTCAAGGACTCCGTGCCCTTACTTCAGGACAATGATGGCAAAGGGAGCACCAACAACTAA
- the LOC106770260 gene encoding uncharacterized protein LOC106770260 translates to MCVDFTDLNKACPKDSYPLPNIDWLVDRASGHIVLSFLDSYSGYNQILMYAPDREKTAFITEQANYCYEVMPFGLKNAGATYQRLMDKVFHNQIGRCMKVYVDDMVIRSHTHQQHLKDLEEVFQQLRHYNMRLNPSKCTFGVSAGKFLGFMLTYRGIEANPDKCRAILEMKSPTKLKDVQCLVGRLTALSRFISRLSDHIRLILKNMKKDVPRHWDNDCEETFSKVKSILTSPPIMARPTEGFELQLYLAASNHSVSAALIQESPDFKLIYFTSRTLQGAEERYSQVEKVALALLTAARRLRPKSDLAGRIVAWAIELSEFGLRYEPKGSVKGQHLADFAAEIYRPEEPNIWHLNLDGSSDRKGGGADVVLEGPDGLLVEQAVSFNFQLSNNQAEYEALISGLLLAKELEVNHLECRMDSQLVVEQLNGTFQVKDDHLLRYYHKVSDLIKSFTSFSVTHIPRAQNSWANLLSKLTHSRKKSQLSSVIKTTLHKPLLEAYTTNVATPRNDWRQDIIQLMVQQEQGGRLSITDSKRIARYIFVGDDLYRRGYTTPLLKCLSDEEAKYVMQELHHGVCGSHSRKRMLWAKILRAGFYWPSMEQDCATFVQKCISCQSHGHNLRIPPSELHEIISSWPFVQWGMDIAEPLPVGKAQCKYLLVAVDYFTKWIKAETLAIISAQKAEAANKSIISELKKRLGCAKGLWVEELPEVLWAYKCTPHGSTGETPFNLTYGTDAMLPVEIGEPTIRREMQDMNLNENQLRVNLDTLPEKREVAMIRNVAQKRLLVRRYNTKVKPRSFTAGDLVWRKRGEARKEKAYGKLSGN, encoded by the exons ATGTGTGTGGACTTCACTGATCTCAATAAAGCATGCCCTAAGGATTCTTATCCTCTCCCCAATATTGATTGGTTGGTAGACAGAGCTTCCGGACACATCGTTCTAAGTTTTTTAGATTCCTACTCGGGGTATAATCAAATCCTGATGTACGCCCCGGATCGAGAAAAGACGGCCTTTATCACAGAGCAAGCCAATTACTGCTATGAGGTCATGCCGTTCGGTCTCAAGAATGCGGGCGCCACTTATCAACGCCTAATGGATAAAGTCTTCCATAATCAGATAGGTCGTTGCATGAAAGTATATGTTGACGATATGGTAATCCGAAGTCACACACATCAACAGCACCTCAAAGATTTAGAAGAAGTCTTTCAACAACTCAGACACTACAACATGCGTCTAAACCCCAGCAAATGCACTTTCGGGGTGTCCGCCGGAAAATTCTTGGGTTTCATGTTAACCTATCGAGGAATAGAAGCAAATCCAGATAAATGTCGGGCGATATTGGAGATGAAGAGTCCCACTAAGTTGAAGGATGTCCAATGCTTGGTCGGGCGTCTCACAGCCCTATCACGATTCATATCGAGGCTTTCTGATCATATCAGACTTATCCtaaagaacatgaaaaaggaTGTACCTCGGCACTGGGATAACGATTGCGAAGAGACCTTCTCTAAAGTAAAAAGCATTCTGACCAGTCCACCTATCATGGCTCGTCCAACTGAGGGGTTCGAGTTACAACTCTACTTGGCTGCATCCAACCATTCGGTAAGTGCAGCTCTCATCCAGGAAAGCCCAGACTTTAAGCTGATATATTTCACCAGCCGAACCCTGCAAGGTGCAGAGGAAAGATATTCTCAGGTGGAAAAGGTGGCACTAGCCTTACTAACAGCGGCACGACGACTCCGACC GAAGTCTGACTTGGCGGGGAGGATTGTAGCATGGGCAATTGAGCTATCTGAATTCGGCCTAAGATATGAACCAAAAGGTTCCGTTAAAGGTCAGCACCTAGCTGATTTTGCAGCTGAAATCTATCGTCCGGAGGAACCCAACATTTGGCATCTAAATTTAGATGGGTCTTCAGACAGAAAAGGAGGAGGAGCCGACGTCGTGCTCGAAGGACCAGACGGCCTACTGGTCGAACAGGCGGTCAGCTTTAACTTCCAACTTAGTAATAACCAGGCAGAATATGAAGCTCTCATTAGCGGATTATTGTTGGCCAAAGAGTTGGAAGTCAATCATCTGGAATGCAGAATGGATTCTCAACTAGTTGTGGAACAGCTCAACGGAACTTTCCAGGTCAAGGACGATCACTTGCTACGCTATTATCACAAGGTTAGTGatttaatcaaatcatttaCCAGTTTTTCTGTGACCCACATACCCAGGGCACAAAACTCCTGGGCGAATCTGTTGTCGAAGTTGACTCACTCCCGCAAGAAGTCTCAACTTTCTTCGGTGATCAAAACCACACTGCATAAGCCGTTGTTGGAAGCATATACCACTAACGTGGCTACACCGCGAAATGATTGGCGGCAGGACATAATTCAACTGATGGTCCAACAAGAACAAGGCGGACGGCTCAGTATCACTGATTCTAAACGAATCGCCCGTTACATATTTGTGGGTGATGATTTGTACCGTCGAGGTTATACTACCCCGTTGCTGAAATGTCTATCCGATGAAGAAGCTAAATACGTCATGCAAGAATTACATCATGGCGTTTGCGGTTCACATTCAAGAAAAAGGATGCTGTGGGCCAAGATTCTACGAGCCGGTTTCTACTGGCCCTCTATGGAGCAAGATTGTGCGACATTCGTACAGAAATGTATCTCCTGCCAGTCTCATGGACATAACTTACGAATTCCTCCCTCTGAACTACATGAAATCATCTCCTCGTGGCCCTTCGTGCAGTGGGGGATGGATATAGCCGAACCGCTACCGGTCGGCAAAGCACAATGCAAATACCTCTTGGTCGCGGTCGATTACTTCACCAAATGGATTAAAGCAGAGACCCTCGCAATAATAAGTGCTCAAAAG GCTGAGGCAGCCAACAAATCCATTATTTCCGAGTTAAAGAAGAGATTGGGGTGTGCTAAAGGATTGTGGGTCGAAGAGTTGCCTGAAGTGCTTTGGGCGTACAAGTGCACACCGCATGGTTCAACGGGCGAAACCCCCTTCAACCTCACTTATGGCACAGACGCAATGCTTCCGGTCGAGATTGGCGAACCGACAATACGACGAGAGATGCAAGATATGAACCTCAATGAAAACCAGCTGAGGGTTAACCTAGACACTCTACCCGAAAAGCGTGAAGTGGCCATGATACGAAATGTAGCTCAAAAACGACTACTTGTGCGGCGATACAACACGAAGGTCAAACCACGAAGCTTTACCGCAGGCGACCTTGTTTGGCGAAAGAGAGGCGAAGCTCGCAAAGAAAAAGCGTATGGCAAGCTATCAGGCAACTAG